AAAAGCCCGTGAAACTAATCCCAATACGGTATTAGTGGACAGTGGGGATACGATTCAGGGAACTCCTTTTGGGACTTATAAGGCTTTGATTGACCCTGTTGCCCAAGGTGAGACTCACCCTATGTACAAGGCCTTTGAGATGCTGGGTTACGATGCCGAAACACTTGGAAACCACGAGTTTAACTATGGTCTAGAATTTTTGGATCGTATGGTTAAGGCTGCTAAGATTAACATTATCAATGCCAATGTGCGTAATGCTCAGACAGGTGACTACTATTACAACCCTTATAAAATTGTTAACAAGACCTTTACTGATACAGACGGCAAACAGGTAACGCTAAAAATCGGTATTACTGGTGTCCTTCCAACACAGATTTTGGTTTGGGATAAGGCCAACCTTGAAGGTAAGGTAACTGTGGATGATCCAATGGAGGCTGTTAAGGCTATCGTTCCTAAGATGAAGGCTGCAGGAGCTGACTTTATCCTTGTTGCTGCTCACTCTGGTATTGGTGACAATGAATACACTAAGAATGAGGAAAATGAAGGTTACCAAATTGCTGGTATCGAAGGTGTTGATGCTGTTGCGACAGGGCATTCTCATGCGGATTTCCCAAATGGAGATGGTACAAGTTTTTATGCGAAATATCCTGGTGTAGATGATGTCAATGGTCTCATCAATGGGAAACCTGTGGTTATGGCTGGTAAATTCGGAGATCATCTAGGCATCATGGATGTCAAATTGACTTACACGGATGGTAAATGGAAAGTTGTTAACAGTAAGGCCAAGCTTGAAAAGATTGATACTAAGTCAGATGTTGCGGACAAGGACTTAATTAATATGGCTGCTCATGACCATAATGGAACAATCAACTATGTTCGTAAGGAAGTTGGTGAGACTACTGCACCAATTACTAGCTATTTTGCTCAGGTTCAGGACGATCCATCTATTCAAATCGTTAATAATGCACAACTATGGTATGCTAAAAAACAAGTAGCGGGAACAGTAGATGAGAATCTTCCACTCCTCTCAGCTGCAGCACCTTTCAAGGCGGGGACTCGTGGGGATGCGACCTACTATACCGATATTCCAGCAGGACCACTAGCCATTAAGAATGTCGCGGACCTCTACCTCTACGACAATGTTACTGCCCTACTCAAGGTGACTGGTGCACAAATAAAAGAATGGTTGGAAATGTCTGCAGGACAGTTCAATCAGATTGATCCTAATAGCAAAGAGCCACAACAACTCATTAATAGTAGCTATCGCTCATACAATTACGATGTGATTGATGGGGTGACTTATAAGTTTGATTTGACACAACCTAACAAATACGATCGTGAAGGTAAGTTGGTTAACCCAGATGCTAGTCGTGTTCGTGACTTGACTTATCAAGGTAAACCCATTGATTTGAATCAGACTTTCCTTGTCGTGACTAACAACTATCGTGCGACTGGTAACTTCCCTGGTGTTAAGGATGCTGCAGAAAAACGTCTCCTCAATCTTGAGAATCGTCAGGCAATCATTGATTATATCGTTAGTGAGAAAACGATTAACCCAACTGCTGATGGAAATTGGAGTTTCGTCCCTAATATTACGAATGCAGATATCCGTTTTGCCTCATCTGACAATGCACGTGCCCACCTTGCTGGTCAGGATGCCATTAGTTATGTAGGACCATCAACACAAGCAGGATTTGCAGAGTACCGCTTGGTTGTTAAGGAAAAGGCAAATCAAGTTGAGGATACGACTAAGAAAGAATCTGAGAAGTCACCAAAAGGTGTTGAGATGGCAGACCAAACTAAGCATGTGAAACCAAATGCTACTGCAGTTGCTAGCATGGCTAAACCTGCTTCAGCTATCCAATTGTCAAACGCTCAAGTCGTTATCTTACCTCAAGCTCAAGTGCAAGAAACTCAAGGTTCAAGTTCAGTTAAGGCCTTGCCAAACACTGGTTCAGACGAATCTATGTCAGCAACTTTAGCTGGTATGGTTCTTATGACCTTGGCTGGATTCTTTGGAATCAAAAAACACGAAAAAAATTAAGCAAAGGAAAAAGCCCCTATTAGGGCTTTTTTGCTGTAGTTTTAGCGTTGGTTAAAGTTCTTTTGTGCTTCTAGAATAATAGGTGCCAGACGCTCGATATCAGACTGTGTGCCACGAAGTTCAAAGTCTCCCAACATAGGGAAGCCAAAACGTTGACTGTATTGTTTGGCGGTTAGGCAGTACTGGTTATTGAAGTTACGGTTACCAGAACCGATGATACCAAAGCAACGTTTGTGGTTATCATGGGCTGCGATAAAATCTCCCAGTGGATTGGTTAGGATTTCGACATCTCCATTGTCCACGCCATTTCCCCCTTCAAGGTAGGTTGGCAAGAGTGCGACAAAGGGTTCATCTACTTGGAAGGTTTCATGATTAAGCTCTTTAATATTGATTTGGCGACATTCAATCCCGTGGTTGAGGGATAGGTAGTCAGACATACGTTTGACAAAGCTTTGGGTATTGCCACTTAGACTAATATAAACGAGGGTAAGTTGAGACATAAGCGTCCTCTTTCTATCTATATCTTGTGTTTGCTCAATCATTCTAACACAAGATGTTGTGCTTTTCAAGTTGGCTCCTTGCAGTTAATAATTGCCTATCTAGCTCTTTTTCTTTACTTGTAAAAGTGATAAAATAAAGGTTATTAAAAGAAGCGAAGGAAGAAATCATGGCTAAAGATAAAAATGTAACAGGAGAAGAAATTTTAGACATTTGCTCGGCCTACATGTCAGCAGATGATTTGAAATTAGTTGAAAAAGCCTGGCATTATGCGACAGATGCTCATAGTGGGCAATCTCGTCAGTCAGGAGAACCTTATATTATTCATCCTATTCAAGTGGCAGGTATCCTGGCAGACCTTCATCTTGATGCAGTGACAGTAGCCTGTGGTTTCTTACACGATGTCGTTGAAGACACCGAAAAAACGCTCGATGATTTGGAAATGGATTTTGGTACGGATGTACGAAATATCGTAGATGGTGTTACTAAGCTTGGTAAGGTTGAGTACAAGTCCCACGAGGAGCAGTTGGCTGAAAACCACCGTAAGATGCTTATGGCCATGTCTAAGGATATCCGTGTCATCTTGGTTAAATTGGCCGACCGTTTACACAATATGCGTACCCTAAAGCATCTTCGCAAGGATAAGCAAGAGCGCATTTCTCGTGAAACCATGGAAATCTATGCTCCTTTGGCTCACCGTCTGGGTATTAGTCGTATCAAATGGGAATTGGAAGATATGTCCTTCCGTTACCTTAATGAGGTGGAATTCTACAAGATTTCTCACATGATGAAGGAAAAACGTCGTGAGCGTGAGGCACTTGTGGACGAGATTGTCGATAAAATTAAGACCTACACAGCTGAACAAGGACTGGTTGGTGATGTTTATGGTCGTCCAAAGCATATCTACTCTATTTATCGTAAGATGCGCGACAAGAAAAAGCGCTTCGATCAAATTTATGATTTGATTGCCATCCGTTGTGTCATGGAGACGCACAGTGATGTTTATGCCATGTTGGGATACATTCATGAGCTCTGGCGTCCGATGCCTGGCCGTTTCAAAGACTATATTGCCAATCCTAAATCCAATGGTTACCAGTCTATCCATACAACGGTTTATGGACCAAAAGGACCTATTGAAATCCAAATCCGTACCAAGGAAATGCACCAAGTTGCTGAATACGGGGTTGCAGCTCACTGGGCTTACAAGAAAGGGATCAAGGGCAAGGTAGATTCGAAAGAGTCCGCTTTGGGAATGAACTGGATTAAAGATCTTGTTGAACTTCAAGATGCCTCAAATGGTGATGCTATGGGATTTGTAGACTCTGTTAAAGAGGATATCTTCTCAGAGCGTATTTATGTCTTTACGCCAAATGGTGCTGTTCAGGAATTACCTAAAGATTCAGGACCTATTGACTTTGCCTATGCTATCCATACCCAAGTTGGAGAGAAGGCTACAGGTGCTAAGGTTAATGGCCGTATGGTTCCCTTGACTGCCAAACTTAAGACAGGTGATGTGGTTGAGATTGTCACTAATGCCAATTCTTTTGGTCCTAGTCGTGACTGGATTAAGATGGTCAAGACAACCAAGGCCAGAAATAAAATTCGACAATTCTTTAAGAATCAGGATAAGGAAGCTTCTATCACCAAAGGTCGTGAGCTTTTGATTGCCTACTTCCAAGAGCATGGCTATATTGCCAATAAATACCTAGACAAGAAACATATTGAGGAAATTCTCCCTCGTATGAGTGTGCGTAGTGAAGAAGCTCTCTATGCTGCTGTTGGCTTTGGCGAAATTAGTGCTGCTGCTGTTTTCAATCGTCTGACAGAAAAAGAACGCCGTGAGGAAGAGCGTGCTAAGGCAAAAGCTGAAGCTGAAGAGCTAATGAACGGTGGCGAGGTTAAGACTGAGAAGAAAGAAGTTCTTAAGGTTAAGAGTGAAAATGGAGTCATCATTCAAGGTGCCTCTGGTCTCCTCATGCGTATCGCTAAGTGCTGTAACCCAGTACCTGGAGATGAGATTGAAGGTTACATCACCAAGGGCCGTGGAATTGCTATTCACCGTTCAGATTGTAATAATATCAAGAGTCAAGAAGGTTATGAACAACGTTTAATCGAAGTGGAGTGGGATGAACGTAATGCCAATAAATCTTATTTGGCAGAGATTGACATCTATGGCCTTAACCGTTCTGGTCTGTTGAATGATGTTCTCCAAATCTTGTCAAATACGACCAAGAGCATCGCTACGGTCAATGCGCAACCGACTAAGGACATGAAGTTTGCCAATATTCACGTTAGCTTTGAAATTGCAAACCTTATTGAATTGACTGGTCTAGTGGATAAGATTAAAATTATCCCTGACGTTTACAGTGTTAAACGTACGAATGGGTAAGGAGTTACTGCAATGAAGATTGTGATTCAGCGCGTGCAAAGTGCCTCTGTGGTTATTGAGGATTCTACGGTTGGTGCTATTAATCAGGGGCTCTTACTCTTGGTCGGAGTTGGTCCAGAGGATACCAAAGAGGACCTAGAGTATGCAGTTCGTAAGATTGTCAATATGCGTATTTTTTCAGATGAAGATGGCAAGATGAATCTTTCTGTTAAGGATATTGATGGCCAGATTTTGTCGATTTCTCAGTTTACGCTTTTTGC
The DNA window shown above is from Streptococcus salivarius and carries:
- a CDS encoding RelA/SpoT family protein; its protein translation is MAKDKNVTGEEILDICSAYMSADDLKLVEKAWHYATDAHSGQSRQSGEPYIIHPIQVAGILADLHLDAVTVACGFLHDVVEDTEKTLDDLEMDFGTDVRNIVDGVTKLGKVEYKSHEEQLAENHRKMLMAMSKDIRVILVKLADRLHNMRTLKHLRKDKQERISRETMEIYAPLAHRLGISRIKWELEDMSFRYLNEVEFYKISHMMKEKRREREALVDEIVDKIKTYTAEQGLVGDVYGRPKHIYSIYRKMRDKKKRFDQIYDLIAIRCVMETHSDVYAMLGYIHELWRPMPGRFKDYIANPKSNGYQSIHTTVYGPKGPIEIQIRTKEMHQVAEYGVAAHWAYKKGIKGKVDSKESALGMNWIKDLVELQDASNGDAMGFVDSVKEDIFSERIYVFTPNGAVQELPKDSGPIDFAYAIHTQVGEKATGAKVNGRMVPLTAKLKTGDVVEIVTNANSFGPSRDWIKMVKTTKARNKIRQFFKNQDKEASITKGRELLIAYFQEHGYIANKYLDKKHIEEILPRMSVRSEEALYAAVGFGEISAAAVFNRLTEKERREEERAKAKAEAEELMNGGEVKTEKKEVLKVKSENGVIIQGASGLLMRIAKCCNPVPGDEIEGYITKGRGIAIHRSDCNNIKSQEGYEQRLIEVEWDERNANKSYLAEIDIYGLNRSGLLNDVLQILSNTTKSIATVNAQPTKDMKFANIHVSFEIANLIELTGLVDKIKIIPDVYSVKRTNG
- the dtd gene encoding D-aminoacyl-tRNA deacylase; translation: MKIVIQRVQSASVVIEDSTVGAINQGLLLLVGVGPEDTKEDLEYAVRKIVNMRIFSDEDGKMNLSVKDIDGQILSISQFTLFADTKKGNRPAFTGAAKPDMASQLYDDFNQSLSTHVPVERGRFGADMQVSLVNDGPVTIILDTKNR
- the nrdI gene encoding class Ib ribonucleoside-diphosphate reductase assembly flavoprotein NrdI gives rise to the protein MSQLTLVYISLSGNTQSFVKRMSDYLSLNHGIECRQINIKELNHETFQVDEPFVALLPTYLEGGNGVDNGDVEILTNPLGDFIAAHDNHKRCFGIIGSGNRNFNNQYCLTAKQYSQRFGFPMLGDFELRGTQSDIERLAPIILEAQKNFNQR
- a CDS encoding bifunctional 2',3'-cyclic-nucleotide 2'-phosphodiesterase/3'-nucleotidase produces the protein MKTNRYVTQSAVVLGLFALLTVPQVVGQADEATAPVPTTSTETVTDSGTAAVSGQGTSGTVVQGGTETVSPTSTTVAANASAESSANTSTAQASQEASAVLTNANQVTPAVPVQAETVTEPAHEGQTVDMQILSTTDLHTNLVNYDYYQDKPSQTVGLSKTAVLIKKARETNPNTVLVDSGDTIQGTPFGTYKALIDPVAQGETHPMYKAFEMLGYDAETLGNHEFNYGLEFLDRMVKAAKINIINANVRNAQTGDYYYNPYKIVNKTFTDTDGKQVTLKIGITGVLPTQILVWDKANLEGKVTVDDPMEAVKAIVPKMKAAGADFILVAAHSGIGDNEYTKNEENEGYQIAGIEGVDAVATGHSHADFPNGDGTSFYAKYPGVDDVNGLINGKPVVMAGKFGDHLGIMDVKLTYTDGKWKVVNSKAKLEKIDTKSDVADKDLINMAAHDHNGTINYVRKEVGETTAPITSYFAQVQDDPSIQIVNNAQLWYAKKQVAGTVDENLPLLSAAAPFKAGTRGDATYYTDIPAGPLAIKNVADLYLYDNVTALLKVTGAQIKEWLEMSAGQFNQIDPNSKEPQQLINSSYRSYNYDVIDGVTYKFDLTQPNKYDREGKLVNPDASRVRDLTYQGKPIDLNQTFLVVTNNYRATGNFPGVKDAAEKRLLNLENRQAIIDYIVSEKTINPTADGNWSFVPNITNADIRFASSDNARAHLAGQDAISYVGPSTQAGFAEYRLVVKEKANQVEDTTKKESEKSPKGVEMADQTKHVKPNATAVASMAKPASAIQLSNAQVVILPQAQVQETQGSSSVKALPNTGSDESMSATLAGMVLMTLAGFFGIKKHEKN